In a genomic window of Rhodovulum sp. P5:
- a CDS encoding cytochrome P450 — MSYPIPDLSHIPAMPRLPVVGNSLEVVRDPYGFHQKARDRLGPVYRFHFLGRDVVCAHGAEVLEQALLNREGRFSNVLGWQVIEDLFSGGLMLRDGADHRAHRRMLQPAFRADVMRNALTLLVDRLQAAIASWPVGQPFSFYTEFRGLARAIAAEVFMGITDPAEADRIGRAFLDMLDASAAPIRRPLPFTRMRRGIRARRELRDIFEGLIDERRTGKGRDLFSELCRLKTEDGDWIEKDVLVDHFNFFLFAAFDTATTSISAMVDQLSQHPDWQEAMAAEVATLDGDLSLEALDRLDVTERVLKEAIRLMPPVPFLPRGVVDGFEHDGHRLPKGTPLTVCPGLVMIDPEIWSDPLAFDPDRFSSNRAEDQRHAYAWAPFGGGIHKCLGMNFAIMEAKAFFACLLPRYRIAPRAPAKWRRLPIPSPTDGLQVTLRPASA, encoded by the coding sequence ATGTCTTATCCGATCCCGGATCTCAGCCATATTCCGGCCATGCCCCGCCTGCCGGTCGTCGGCAACAGCCTTGAGGTTGTGCGCGATCCCTATGGCTTTCACCAGAAGGCGCGCGACAGGCTGGGGCCGGTCTATCGGTTTCACTTTCTGGGGCGCGATGTCGTCTGCGCGCATGGCGCCGAGGTGCTGGAACAGGCGCTGCTGAACCGTGAGGGACGGTTTTCCAATGTCCTCGGCTGGCAGGTGATCGAAGACCTGTTCAGCGGCGGGTTGATGCTGCGCGACGGGGCGGATCACCGGGCGCATCGGCGCATGCTGCAGCCGGCCTTCCGGGCGGATGTGATGCGCAATGCGTTGACGTTGCTGGTGGACCGCTTGCAGGCGGCCATCGCGTCATGGCCGGTCGGGCAGCCGTTTTCGTTCTATACAGAGTTCCGGGGACTTGCCCGGGCCATCGCCGCCGAGGTGTTCATGGGCATCACCGACCCGGCAGAGGCCGACCGGATCGGGCGTGCCTTCCTTGACATGCTGGATGCGTCGGCCGCGCCGATCCGGCGCCCGTTGCCCTTTACCCGCATGCGCCGCGGAATCCGGGCACGGCGTGAACTGCGCGACATTTTCGAAGGTCTTATCGATGAACGCCGTACCGGTAAGGGGCGCGACCTGTTCTCTGAACTCTGCCGCCTGAAGACCGAGGATGGCGACTGGATCGAGAAGGACGTGCTGGTCGATCATTTCAACTTTTTCCTGTTCGCCGCGTTCGACACCGCGACCACCAGCATCTCCGCCATGGTCGACCAGCTTTCCCAGCATCCCGACTGGCAGGAGGCGATGGCAGCCGAGGTGGCGACCCTTGACGGCGATCTCAGCCTGGAGGCGCTGGACCGGCTGGACGTGACCGAACGCGTGTTGAAGGAGGCCATCCGCCTGATGCCGCCCGTGCCGTTCCTGCCGCGCGGGGTGGTCGATGGCTTCGAGCATGACGGCCACCGCTTGCCGAAAGGCACGCCCCTGACCGTCTGCCCCGGCCTCGTGATGATCGACCCCGAGATCTGGAGTGACCCGCTGGCCTTCGATCCCGACAGGTTCAGCAGCAACCGGGCCGAGGATCAGCGCCACGCCTATGCCTGGGCGCCCTTTGGGGGCGGTATTCACAAGTGTCTCGGGATGAATTTCGCGATCATGGAGGCCAAGGCGTTCTTTGCCTGCCTGCTGCCGCGCTATCGCATCGCGCCGCGCGCGCCCGCGAAATGGCGGCGCCTGCCGATCCCGAGCCCGACCGACGGGTTGCAGGTCACGCTTCGGCCCGCGTCTGCGTGA
- a CDS encoding TetR/AcrR family transcriptional regulator, with protein MSKRGYHHGNLKQALVDAALVLIREKSPQGFTLTEAAKAAGVTPAAVYRHFQGREDLIAECARQGFVIFADLIEHAYETGQPSALASLEATGRAYLAFAQKFPGHYMAMFESGLSLNANADLCAVAQRASDVLERAARDLSDHIPADKRPPVAMVSAHIWALSHGVVELYTRGAPGARTPFSPEDLLESGIGIYLRGLGLIPAEE; from the coding sequence ATGTCTAAGCGCGGCTATCATCACGGCAACCTGAAACAGGCGCTGGTCGATGCCGCGCTTGTCCTGATCCGCGAGAAAAGCCCCCAAGGCTTTACCCTGACCGAGGCCGCCAAGGCCGCGGGCGTCACCCCCGCCGCCGTCTATCGCCATTTCCAGGGACGCGAAGACCTGATCGCGGAATGCGCCCGGCAGGGGTTCGTGATCTTCGCCGACCTGATCGAACATGCCTATGAGACCGGGCAGCCCTCGGCCCTTGCCAGTCTAGAGGCGACGGGGCGGGCCTATCTGGCCTTTGCGCAGAAATTTCCCGGCCACTACATGGCGATGTTCGAATCCGGCCTGTCGCTGAACGCCAATGCCGATTTGTGCGCGGTCGCCCAACGGGCAAGCGATGTGCTGGAACGGGCGGCGCGCGATCTGTCCGACCACATCCCGGCCGACAAACGCCCGCCCGTCGCGATGGTCTCTGCCCATATCTGGGCGCTCAGCCACGGCGTGGTGGAGCTTTACACCCGCGGCGCCCCCGGCGCCCGCACACCGTTTTCCCCCGAGGATCTTCTGGAAAGCGGCATCGGCATCTACCTGCGCGGGCTTGGGTTGATCCCCGCCGAAGAATAG
- the ppk2 gene encoding polyphosphate kinase 2 — protein MKDLPFDGEITKYFETEAPEEVRLAIRDAGKNDILADGYPYDARMNGDDYSDQLDALQIELVKLQADVKATRKRIAILFEGRDAAGKGGTIKRFRENLNPRVARVVALPAPSDREKSQWYFQRYVPHMPSGGEIVLFDRSWYNRAVVEHVFDFCTTEEREHFFAQVPDFEKMMVDEGIVLVKLWLSVGRAEQLRRFLKRERDPLKQWKLSWVDVEGLRRWDRYSAAIRETFARTHSGPAPWSVIRSDDKRRARLAAIRRVLSRVEYKGKDHAVVADPDPRICGGPEIWNV, from the coding sequence ATGAAGGACCTGCCGTTCGACGGAGAGATCACCAAGTATTTCGAAACCGAAGCCCCGGAAGAGGTGCGCCTCGCCATCCGGGACGCGGGCAAGAACGACATTCTGGCCGATGGCTATCCTTACGATGCGCGGATGAACGGGGACGACTATTCCGACCAGCTGGACGCCCTGCAAATCGAACTCGTGAAGCTTCAGGCCGATGTGAAGGCCACCCGAAAACGCATCGCCATCCTGTTCGAGGGCCGCGATGCGGCGGGAAAGGGCGGCACGATCAAGCGGTTCAGGGAAAACCTGAACCCGCGGGTCGCCCGTGTCGTCGCCCTGCCCGCCCCGTCTGACCGGGAAAAGTCGCAATGGTATTTCCAGCGCTACGTGCCGCACATGCCCTCGGGCGGCGAAATCGTCCTGTTCGACCGGTCATGGTACAACCGCGCCGTGGTCGAACATGTGTTCGACTTCTGCACGACCGAGGAGCGGGAACACTTCTTTGCGCAGGTCCCCGATTTCGAAAAGATGATGGTCGATGAGGGGATCGTGCTGGTCAAGCTCTGGCTCAGCGTCGGCCGGGCCGAACAGTTGCGCCGCTTCCTCAAGCGCGAACGCGATCCGTTGAAGCAGTGGAAACTCAGCTGGGTCGATGTCGAGGGCCTGCGCCGTTGGGACCGCTATTCCGCCGCAATCCGCGAAACCTTTGCCCGTACCCATTCCGGCCCGGCACCGTGGAGCGTTATCCGCTCTGACGACAAGCGCCGGGCCCGGCTTGCCGCGATCCGGCGTGTGCTGTCCCGGGTGGAATACAAGGGCAAGGACCACGCGGTTGTCGCCGACCCCGATCCCAGAATCTGCGGCGGCCCCGAAATCTGGAATGTCTAA
- a CDS encoding alpha/beta fold hydrolase — protein MTKLDQPPSGLSRRHVLGLGAAFMLGACSPALRGQNLLSAYPVAGRMMLVQGHKVHVHVAGRGPDVILLHGASANLRDFTFDLVGRLSGGFRTIAFDRPGLGYSDSIDPEGESPAEQAALLDAAAAQFGVRRAIVLGHSYGAAVAMAWAVYHPQRVAAAVTLSGVTMPWPGGLGPLNPILSSDLGGATLAPLLSALVPRQTAAKAVRIFFAPQAVPPGYAAHVGVDLALQPSIIRANARQIAILKPHIIAQAAQYPRVAIPVEVVHGTADRIVPSARHAAPFADTLPDARLTLLPGVGHMPHHVRLDRVVAIIRRAAHRAGLRPGRR, from the coding sequence ATGACAAAGCTTGACCAACCGCCCAGCGGCCTGTCCCGGCGTCACGTGCTGGGCCTTGGCGCGGCCTTCATGCTTGGGGCCTGCTCCCCCGCGCTTCGGGGGCAAAACCTGTTGTCTGCCTATCCCGTGGCCGGGCGGATGATGCTTGTGCAGGGACACAAGGTTCATGTGCATGTCGCGGGGCGCGGGCCGGACGTGATCCTGCTCCACGGCGCGTCGGCCAATCTGCGGGATTTCACCTTCGATCTTGTGGGTCGGCTGTCGGGTGGCTTTCGCACCATCGCCTTTGACCGGCCCGGACTGGGCTATTCCGACAGTATCGACCCCGAGGGCGAAAGCCCCGCGGAACAGGCGGCGCTTCTGGATGCCGCCGCGGCCCAGTTTGGCGTGCGCCGGGCCATTGTTCTGGGTCATTCCTATGGGGCCGCCGTGGCGATGGCATGGGCGGTCTACCACCCGCAACGCGTGGCCGCCGCGGTCACGCTGTCGGGTGTCACCATGCCTTGGCCCGGTGGGCTCGGCCCCCTCAATCCGATCCTGTCCAGCGATCTGGGCGGCGCGACCCTAGCACCGCTGCTGTCCGCCCTTGTCCCGCGACAAACCGCTGCCAAGGCCGTCCGCATCTTCTTTGCCCCGCAAGCCGTGCCCCCGGGCTATGCCGCGCATGTCGGCGTCGATCTCGCGCTTCAGCCTTCGATCATCCGCGCGAATGCCCGCCAGATCGCGATCCTGAAACCCCACATCATCGCGCAAGCGGCGCAGTACCCGCGCGTCGCCATACCTGTGGAGGTCGTCCACGGCACCGCCGACAGGATCGTTCCGTCCGCACGCCATGCCGCGCCGTTTGCCGACACCCTGCCCGATGCCCGCCTGACCCTGCTGCCGGGCGTGGGGCACATGCCCCACCATGTCCGCCTTGACCGGGTGGTCGCGATCATTCGGCGCGCAGCGCATCGCGCCGGATTGCGCCCTGGCCGGCGATGA
- a CDS encoding alpha/beta fold hydrolase, translating into MVEDYPPTGPLLDIDGIQVHAHQEGNGPDVILLHGAGGNTRDFTFDLLGRLTSAFRVTAFDRPGLGHTDPLHPNGESPAEQANVLEAAARELGLGPAVLVGHSFGGCVALAWGLDFPDRAAAIVSLAGAALPWEGGLGPWYELAASDFGGAFIVPMISAFAPRFLAHQTIERIFDPDPVPEGYTDHVGIELSLRPDTIRSNTRQVNGLKPHIREMAARYGELHMPIEIVHGTADEIVPIDVHARPFVDLVPTAHLTELEGLGHMPHHVRPDIAVSAIHRAAERAGMRTAA; encoded by the coding sequence ATGGTTGAAGACTATCCCCCCACCGGCCCGTTGCTGGACATCGACGGCATTCAGGTACACGCCCATCAGGAAGGCAACGGACCGGATGTGATCCTGCTGCACGGGGCCGGGGGAAACACGCGGGATTTCACATTCGACCTGCTTGGGCGACTGACAAGCGCGTTTCGCGTCACCGCCTTTGATCGTCCCGGCCTTGGGCATACCGATCCCCTGCATCCCAATGGTGAAAGCCCGGCCGAGCAGGCCAATGTGCTTGAGGCCGCGGCCCGTGAACTGGGCCTTGGTCCCGCGGTGCTGGTCGGCCATTCCTTCGGCGGCTGCGTTGCGCTGGCCTGGGGGCTCGACTTCCCCGACCGGGCCGCCGCCATCGTGTCGCTGGCCGGGGCGGCCCTGCCTTGGGAAGGCGGTCTTGGCCCTTGGTACGAACTTGCGGCGTCGGATTTCGGCGGCGCCTTCATCGTGCCGATGATCTCTGCCTTCGCGCCGCGCTTTCTGGCCCATCAGACCATCGAGCGTATCTTCGACCCCGACCCGGTGCCCGAGGGCTATACCGACCATGTCGGGATCGAGTTGAGCCTGCGCCCCGACACGATCCGCTCCAACACGCGGCAGGTGAACGGGCTGAAACCGCATATCCGCGAAATGGCGGCCCGCTACGGCGAACTGCACATGCCCATCGAGATCGTGCACGGCACCGCGGATGAGATCGTGCCCATCGACGTGCATGCAAGGCCGTTCGTCGATCTGGTGCCCACCGCGCATCTGACCGAACTGGAAGGCCTGGGCCACATGCCCCATCACGTGCGCCCCGATATCGCCGTGTCGGCGATCCATCGTGCGGCAGAGCGCGCAGGCATGCGCACCGCCGCCTGA
- the metA gene encoding homoserine O-succinyltransferase: protein MPIKIPSDLPAYEVLTREGVMVVGEEEALRQDIRPLHIGLLNLMPKKIQTETQFARLIGATPLQIELSLIRMTEHKTRNTNAEHMEAFYRPFAEVEASGDRFDGFIITGAPIEHLDFAEVTYWDELVRVMDWTQTNVHSTFGVCWGGMAMINHFHGVQKHMLDHKAFGCFRQRNLMPASPYLRGFSDDFVIPVSRWTEMRQDEIDAADGLVTLLGSDEVGPCLVEDPDHRALYIFNHFEYDSDTLKQEYDRDVANGTAINVPVNYYPDDDPARAPKNRWRSHAHLLYGNWINQIYQTTPFDIEKIGTTPHG from the coding sequence ATGCCCATCAAGATACCCTCCGACCTGCCCGCCTACGAAGTTCTGACCCGTGAAGGGGTCATGGTCGTGGGCGAAGAGGAGGCGCTGCGGCAGGATATCCGGCCCCTCCATATCGGCCTGCTGAACCTGATGCCGAAGAAGATTCAGACGGAGACCCAGTTCGCCCGTCTGATCGGGGCCACCCCCCTGCAGATCGAGCTCAGCCTGATCCGCATGACCGAACACAAGACCCGGAACACCAACGCCGAGCATATGGAGGCGTTCTATCGCCCTTTTGCCGAGGTCGAGGCGAGCGGCGACAGGTTCGACGGCTTCATCATCACCGGCGCCCCGATCGAGCATCTGGATTTCGCCGAGGTCACCTATTGGGACGAACTCGTGCGCGTGATGGACTGGACGCAGACCAACGTCCATTCCACCTTCGGGGTGTGCTGGGGCGGCATGGCGATGATCAACCACTTTCACGGCGTGCAGAAACACATGCTGGACCACAAGGCGTTCGGCTGTTTCCGCCAGCGGAACCTGATGCCCGCCTCCCCCTATCTGCGCGGCTTTTCCGATGACTTCGTGATCCCGGTCAGCCGGTGGACGGAAATGCGGCAGGACGAGATCGACGCCGCAGACGGGCTTGTGACGCTTCTGGGCAGCGACGAGGTCGGCCCTTGCCTTGTGGAAGACCCCGACCACCGCGCGCTTTATATTTTCAATCACTTTGAATACGACAGCGATACGCTGAAACAGGAATATGACCGTGACGTCGCCAACGGGACGGCGATCAATGTGCCCGTGAACTACTACCCCGACGACGATCCGGCGCGCGCGCCCAAGAACCGCTGGCGCAGCCACGCCCATCTGCTCTACGGCAACTGGATCAACCAGATTTACCAGACCACCCCGTTTGATATCGAGAAGATCGGAACGACACCGCATGGTTGA
- a CDS encoding ATPase, translating into MLYGSARDWLEAQDKRVLLFGMSGLGKTHVSNTLRTQGDWFHYSVDYRIGTRYMGEFIADNFKREAMKVPLLRELLLTDSVYIASNITFDNLAPLSTYLGKPGAPEMGGLPFDEYMRRQEQHREAEISALLDTIHFMERAVELYGYGNFVCDSGGSICEVVDPDDPEDRVLRTLSENLLLVWIEGAEAHTAELVRRFDRAPKPMYYQPDFLHAAWSEYLSEKGIAEQDVDPDAFVRWTYARALAHRQPRYAAMARNWGVKVRAEDVAKVSSPDDFVALIGRALEAR; encoded by the coding sequence ATGCTGTATGGATCGGCGCGCGACTGGCTTGAGGCGCAGGACAAAAGGGTTCTGCTGTTCGGCATGTCCGGACTGGGCAAGACCCATGTCTCCAACACGCTGCGCACGCAGGGCGACTGGTTCCACTATTCGGTCGATTACCGGATCGGCACCCGCTACATGGGCGAGTTCATCGCCGACAACTTCAAACGTGAAGCGATGAAGGTGCCGCTTTTGCGGGAGTTGCTGCTGACCGACAGCGTCTACATCGCGTCCAACATCACCTTCGACAACCTTGCCCCCCTGTCGACCTATCTGGGCAAACCCGGCGCCCCCGAAATGGGCGGCCTGCCCTTTGACGAATACATGCGTCGGCAGGAACAGCACCGCGAGGCCGAGATCAGCGCCTTGCTGGACACCATCCACTTCATGGAACGCGCGGTGGAGCTTTACGGCTACGGTAATTTCGTCTGCGATTCCGGTGGCTCGATCTGCGAGGTCGTCGATCCCGACGATCCCGAGGACAGGGTTCTGCGCACGCTGTCGGAAAACCTGCTTCTGGTCTGGATCGAAGGGGCAGAGGCACACACCGCCGAACTGGTCCGCCGCTTCGACCGCGCGCCGAAGCCGATGTATTACCAGCCCGATTTCCTGCATGCCGCCTGGTCTGAATACCTGTCGGAAAAAGGCATCGCCGAACAGGATGTCGACCCCGATGCGTTCGTCCGCTGGACCTATGCCCGTGCGCTGGCCCACCGGCAGCCGCGCTATGCCGCCATGGCCCGCAACTGGGGCGTAAAGGTCCGGGCGGAAGATGTTGCCAAAGTGTCCTCCCCGGACGATTTCGTCGCGCTTATCGGCCGCGCCCTTGAGGCGCGGTGA
- a CDS encoding outer membrane protein transport protein, with translation MKQFLAGGAIAALCAGMAHAGGVERSPQSVSILFEEGTYAEFSFSAINPSVSGTQGGLGSGNMLKSYETYSLGYKQALSDNLDLALVLDQPIGADVDYSNGPGYRLEGTTAELRNNALTAFLRYKFPANVSLIGGIRVMRTSGDVSIDDDLVQAFYPGYVYSLSTSTETDVGYVLGIAWEKPEIAARIALTYNSSITQTFQATESHPAGVSVTGNFETTIPESINLEFQTGVAADTLLFGSIRWVNWTDFKIEPDVYGVIYAGTALVDYEDDRITYNLGLGRKFNDTWSGAVLVSHEDSTGSITGNLGPTDGYTSAGLAVTYTKGRMKLTGGLRYIDIGGATTTIGGDFDGNHGWGAGVRVGISF, from the coding sequence ATGAAACAGTTTTTGGCCGGGGGGGCGATTGCGGCCCTTTGTGCCGGGATGGCGCATGCAGGCGGTGTCGAACGGTCGCCGCAATCGGTGAGCATTCTCTTCGAGGAAGGCACCTATGCCGAATTCAGCTTCAGCGCCATAAACCCGAGCGTTTCGGGCACGCAGGGCGGTTTGGGCTCCGGCAACATGCTGAAGAGTTACGAGACCTACAGCCTCGGCTACAAACAGGCCCTCAGCGACAACCTCGACCTTGCGCTCGTCCTTGACCAGCCGATCGGGGCGGATGTCGACTATAGCAACGGCCCGGGCTACCGGCTTGAGGGCACGACGGCGGAGTTGAGGAACAACGCGCTGACCGCCTTCCTGCGCTACAAGTTCCCCGCGAATGTCAGCCTGATCGGCGGCATCCGCGTCATGCGGACATCCGGCGACGTGTCGATTGACGATGACCTCGTACAAGCCTTCTACCCCGGCTACGTCTATTCCCTGTCTACCTCGACCGAAACCGATGTCGGCTATGTTCTTGGCATCGCGTGGGAAAAGCCTGAAATCGCGGCCCGCATCGCGCTGACCTACAATTCCTCGATCACACAGACTTTCCAGGCCACGGAAAGCCATCCCGCCGGCGTGTCCGTCACCGGCAATTTCGAGACGACGATCCCGGAATCGATCAATCTGGAATTTCAGACCGGGGTCGCTGCGGACACGCTCCTGTTCGGTTCTATCCGTTGGGTGAACTGGACCGATTTCAAGATCGAACCGGATGTCTATGGCGTGATCTACGCGGGTACGGCGCTTGTCGATTATGAAGATGACCGCATCACCTATAATCTGGGGCTCGGCCGGAAATTCAATGATACGTGGTCCGGGGCGGTTCTGGTCAGTCACGAGGACAGCACCGGCAGCATCACCGGCAATCTGGGCCCGACGGATGGCTACACCTCGGCCGGGCTTGCGGTGACCTATACCAAGGGCCGCATGAAGCTGACCGGCGGCCTGCGCTATATCGACATCGGCGGCGCCACCACCACAATCGGCGGCGACTTCGACGGCAACCACGGTTGGGGCGCGGGTGTGCGCGTCGGCATCAGTTTCTGA
- a CDS encoding DMT family transporter, with protein MTGAIVSFSSMAVAGRIVTVELDTFELMLYRSLIGVTLVVTIGGIAGRLREVSTRQLGLHLIRNVCHFTGQNLWFLAISLIPLAQVFALEFTSPLWVVALAPLLLGERLTRARIAAAALGFVGILIVARPNPAALDPGTLAALGAAIGFAGSAIFTKRLTASQSILSILFWLTVMQALFGLICAGIDGHIAWPSAAAWPALVVIGLAGLIAHFCLTNALRVAPATIVMPLDFLRLPVIAVAGMLIFDEPLEMAVFAGAAIILAANLLNLRAEVRPRRHDLR; from the coding sequence ATGACCGGGGCGATCGTGTCGTTCTCCTCCATGGCCGTCGCGGGGCGCATCGTGACGGTCGAACTCGATACGTTCGAGTTGATGCTCTACCGCTCGCTCATCGGGGTCACACTGGTGGTGACCATCGGCGGCATTGCCGGACGCCTGCGAGAGGTGTCCACCCGGCAGTTGGGCCTGCACCTTATCCGGAATGTCTGCCACTTCACGGGCCAGAATCTGTGGTTTCTGGCGATCAGCCTGATCCCGCTGGCGCAGGTCTTTGCGCTGGAATTCACCTCGCCCCTCTGGGTTGTGGCCCTTGCGCCGCTGCTGTTGGGTGAACGGCTGACCCGCGCGCGCATCGCGGCGGCAGCGCTGGGGTTTGTCGGCATCCTGATCGTTGCCCGCCCCAACCCGGCCGCGCTTGACCCCGGTACGCTTGCCGCGCTGGGGGCGGCCATCGGCTTTGCCGGATCGGCGATCTTCACCAAACGCCTGACCGCAAGCCAAAGCATCCTGTCCATCCTTTTCTGGCTGACCGTGATGCAAGCCCTGTTCGGATTGATCTGCGCAGGCATCGACGGACATATCGCCTGGCCCTCCGCCGCCGCTTGGCCTGCGCTGGTCGTCATCGGGCTGGCCGGGCTTATTGCGCATTTCTGCCTGACCAACGCGCTACGCGTTGCGCCCGCCACAATCGTCATGCCGTTGGATTTCCTGCGGCTTCCCGTCATCGCCGTGGCCGGGATGCTGATCTTCGACGAACCTCTCGAAATGGCCGTCTTTGCCGGGGCCGCGATCATTCTGGCCGCCAACCTTCTCAACCTGCGGGCGGAAGTGCGACCGCGGAGACACGATTTGCGATAA
- a CDS encoding putative quinol monooxygenase gives MGVILSGYFLAPLDRLEELRAALPEHIRLSRAEPDCLCFDIIEDPDVPGHFNVYEEFTDADALRAHRRRCDSSNWGWVSRGIDRRYTVTGLNE, from the coding sequence GTGGGAGTGATCCTGTCGGGATATTTCCTTGCGCCGCTGGACCGGCTGGAGGAACTGCGCGCTGCCCTGCCGGAGCATATCCGCCTCAGCCGGGCGGAACCGGACTGCCTGTGTTTCGATATCATCGAAGACCCCGATGTCCCGGGCCATTTCAACGTCTATGAGGAATTCACGGATGCCGACGCGCTGCGCGCCCATCGCCGCCGCTGCGATTCCTCGAACTGGGGCTGGGTCAGCCGGGGCATCGACCGCCGCTATACGGTCACCGGGCTGAACGAGTGA